One genomic region from Balaenoptera acutorostrata chromosome 1, mBalAcu1.1, whole genome shotgun sequence encodes:
- the LOC102999170 gene encoding spindle and kinetochore-associated protein 2-like produces the protein MEAEVDKLELMKNPVTPLKELSAIKSRYQTLHARFKPTAVKHKETKSRMCATFNKTMTLIQELQKQTDLKLLPLTDEEKTAAEQLRAHMSDL, from the coding sequence ATGGAGGCGGAGGTCGATAAGCTGGAACTGATGAAAAATCCGGTTACACCCTTAAAGGAATTGTCAGCAATAAAGTCTCGCTATCAAACTTTGCATGCACGCTTTAAACCAACTGCTGTCAAGCATAAAGAGACTAAGAGCCGCATGTGTGCTACTTTCAATAAGACTATGACCTTGATACAAGAACTACAAAAGCAAACAGACCTGAAGCTGTTACCACTGACTGACGAGGAGAAAACTGCGGCAGAGCAATTAAGAGCTCACATGTCAGACTTATGA